In bacterium, one genomic interval encodes:
- a CDS encoding 4Fe-4S binding protein has translation MLEIDRRLCAYCGGCVGVCPTMALLLDELTLVVDQGLCNGCGICTKLCPVGALRLVETAEAVR, from the coding sequence ATGCTCGAGATTGACCGTAGACTCTGCGCGTACTGCGGGGGGTGTGTGGGGGTGTGTCCCACGATGGCCCTCCTCCTCGACGAGCTGACGCTGGTCGTGGACCAGGGGCTCTGCAACGGCTGCGGCATCTGCACCAAGCTCTGCCCGGTGGGGGCGCTCCGCCTGGTTGAAACGGCGGAGGCCGTTCGGTAA